A single region of the Corallococcus macrosporus genome encodes:
- a CDS encoding DNA-binding response regulator: MASLRTTRALLLGADESLASLLADVLGDLGIALFLDAGDAARPDLVLAHVERGESILPVLTRARACAAAAPVVVLLPFADERLVSRALCQGARACFALGRPLDELRALLRSHFPSLETTHG; encoded by the coding sequence GTGGCGTCCCTGCGCACAACCCGGGCCTTGCTGCTCGGTGCGGATGAGTCCCTGGCGTCGCTGCTGGCGGACGTGCTGGGCGACCTGGGCATCGCCCTGTTCCTGGACGCGGGCGACGCGGCCCGGCCGGACCTGGTGCTGGCGCACGTGGAGCGCGGGGAGTCCATCCTCCCGGTGCTGACGCGTGCGCGCGCCTGCGCCGCCGCCGCGCCCGTCGTCGTGCTGCTTCCCTTCGCGGACGAGCGCCTGGTGTCACGCGCCCTGTGTCAGGGGGCCCGGGCATGTTTCGCGCTGGGCCGTCCGCTCGATGAGCTTCGCGCCCTCCTGCGCTCGCACTTTCCCTCCTTGGAGACCACCCATGGGTGA
- a CDS encoding ATP-binding protein: MRSTLLPILLLCAALASVGVGVWTLVKRSRTALVEQFAGDRQKQLDEAVGGVTDSLEEVGRNLRFAGELMSQPGSLPEHRRELRALLEAVGQYKAIAAYDGEGVERLLLLDRKPDPQLSREELVAEMAGTARRALQRPPGDLTTSPILDAANGGWLRILATALPATDGKPEGAVAVLVDTESFFAPLRIVTSDLEARLLLVGTHGQPTPASDPGLAEWFRRASQKDSGVPGFAFLVTRLKAGARGMLPLSEQEAERLGLGRAEVVAVYTPIRMRGGSHWAVATLVSTAALRSHEQSLVVRLLGAGALVAFFLVAFAVYVVLARRRAVALRESRRHAAQLAALHDRTRKILDHIPTGVLALTADGRISAVNQALRSRVPGNVTGAPLTAAFPGAPAPVVERLSALVASARQEDRPLSLLGEPLALFGEEGTYNLHAVPLTAEDPREEARALLVVEDLSDVRALETQLLRAEKLATVGVLAAGIAHEIGTPLGVVRGRAEYVQGKLGPSHPQGPGLGVIVEQIDRVSRTLRQLLDFSRLQPAMVRPVSLGPLVKSVHELLQVEAERRRVSLSVDVPESVPALAADADQLQQVLINLTLNACDACSEGGKVEVSASALAGPEEGTWGLVALTVRDDGCGIPKERLNQVFDPFFTTKKRGQGTGLGLTMVAHVVRNHGGRVELESTPGQGTRVTVLWPVARAVPEERHAERLAV, translated from the coding sequence ATGCGGTCCACGCTCCTGCCCATCCTCCTCCTGTGCGCCGCGCTGGCGAGCGTGGGGGTGGGGGTCTGGACGCTGGTGAAGCGCAGCCGCACGGCCCTGGTGGAGCAGTTCGCGGGGGACCGGCAGAAGCAGCTGGACGAGGCGGTGGGCGGCGTCACGGACTCGCTGGAGGAGGTGGGCCGGAACCTGCGCTTCGCCGGGGAGCTGATGTCCCAGCCGGGGAGCCTGCCGGAGCACCGGCGGGAGCTGCGCGCGCTCCTGGAGGCGGTGGGCCAGTACAAGGCCATCGCGGCGTATGACGGCGAGGGCGTGGAGCGGCTGTTGCTCCTGGACCGCAAGCCGGACCCGCAGCTGTCGCGCGAGGAGCTGGTGGCGGAGATGGCGGGCACGGCGCGCCGGGCGTTGCAGCGTCCGCCGGGGGACCTCACCACGTCCCCCATCCTGGACGCGGCCAACGGCGGCTGGCTGCGCATCCTGGCCACGGCGCTGCCCGCGACGGACGGAAAGCCCGAGGGCGCGGTGGCGGTGCTGGTGGACACGGAGTCCTTCTTCGCGCCGCTGCGCATCGTCACGTCGGACCTGGAGGCGCGGCTCTTGCTCGTGGGCACGCACGGCCAGCCCACGCCCGCGAGCGACCCGGGCCTGGCGGAGTGGTTCCGTCGCGCGAGCCAGAAGGACTCCGGCGTGCCGGGCTTCGCGTTCCTCGTGACGCGGCTGAAGGCCGGCGCTCGCGGCATGCTGCCCCTGTCCGAACAGGAGGCGGAGCGGCTGGGGCTGGGGCGCGCGGAGGTGGTGGCCGTCTACACGCCCATCCGCATGCGCGGCGGCAGCCACTGGGCGGTCGCGACGCTGGTGTCCACCGCGGCGCTGCGTTCGCACGAGCAGTCGCTGGTGGTGCGGCTGTTGGGCGCGGGCGCGCTGGTGGCGTTCTTCCTGGTGGCCTTCGCGGTGTACGTGGTGCTGGCGCGGCGTCGCGCGGTGGCGCTGCGGGAGAGCCGCCGGCACGCGGCCCAGCTCGCCGCGCTGCATGACCGGACGCGAAAGATTCTGGACCACATCCCCACGGGCGTCCTCGCGCTCACGGCGGACGGGCGGATCAGCGCGGTCAACCAGGCGCTGCGCTCGCGCGTGCCCGGCAACGTGACGGGAGCGCCGCTGACGGCCGCGTTCCCCGGGGCGCCGGCGCCGGTGGTGGAGCGGCTGTCGGCGCTGGTGGCGTCCGCGCGACAGGAGGACCGGCCGCTGAGCCTGCTGGGTGAACCGCTGGCGCTCTTTGGCGAGGAGGGCACGTACAACCTGCACGCGGTGCCGCTCACGGCGGAGGACCCGAGGGAGGAGGCGCGCGCGCTGCTGGTGGTGGAGGACCTGAGCGACGTGCGCGCGCTGGAGACGCAGCTGCTCCGCGCGGAGAAGCTGGCCACGGTGGGCGTGCTCGCGGCGGGCATCGCGCATGAGATCGGCACGCCGCTGGGCGTGGTGCGCGGCCGTGCGGAGTACGTGCAGGGGAAGCTGGGCCCCTCACACCCGCAGGGGCCGGGGCTGGGAGTCATCGTCGAGCAGATCGACCGGGTGAGCCGCACGCTGCGCCAGTTGCTGGACTTCTCACGCCTGCAGCCGGCGATGGTGCGGCCGGTGTCGCTGGGACCGCTCGTGAAGAGCGTGCATGAGCTGCTGCAGGTGGAGGCGGAGCGGCGGCGGGTGAGCCTGAGCGTGGACGTGCCGGAGTCGGTGCCCGCGCTGGCGGCGGACGCGGATCAGCTCCAGCAGGTGCTGATCAACCTCACGCTCAACGCGTGCGACGCGTGCAGTGAGGGCGGGAAGGTGGAGGTCTCGGCTTCCGCGCTCGCGGGGCCGGAGGAGGGGACCTGGGGCCTGGTCGCGCTCACCGTGCGCGACGACGGGTGCGGGATTCCGAAGGAGCGCCTCAACCAGGTGTTCGATCCGTTCTTCACGACGAAGAAGCGCGGCCAGGGCACGGGGCTGGGGCTGACGATGGTGGCCCACGTCGTGCGCAACCACGGCGGCCGGGTGGAGCTGGAGAGCACGCCGGGACAGGGCACCCGCGTCACCGTGCTGTGGCCGGTGGCCCGCGCCGTCCCAGAGGAACGCCATGCCGAGCGACTTGCCGTCTGA
- a CDS encoding TetR/AcrR family transcriptional regulator — MTPTGRKPDEGERYRTILETAARLICERGYEGTSMQEIAAACRMTKAGLYHHIQNKEQLLFAIMNYGMDVFEEQVLAPVQDVADPVERLRQCMRHNIHLVTSGRSKEVIIILHEHATLTGEAREYIDRRKKRYVRFLEDAFAEANRLGRLRGVVDPTVAAFSFLGMILWVYKWFKPDGRLSEEQIADGMVELLFPGAGLGAVAPAPATDDQDAPALRVVPRAAYGSASGSGEEPQ; from the coding sequence ATGACACCCACGGGGCGCAAACCGGACGAGGGCGAGCGGTACCGGACCATCCTGGAGACGGCGGCGCGGCTCATCTGCGAGCGCGGCTACGAGGGCACGTCGATGCAGGAGATCGCCGCCGCGTGCCGGATGACGAAGGCGGGGCTCTACCACCACATCCAGAACAAGGAGCAGCTGCTCTTCGCCATCATGAACTACGGCATGGACGTGTTCGAGGAGCAGGTCCTCGCGCCCGTTCAGGACGTCGCGGATCCGGTGGAGCGGCTGCGCCAGTGCATGCGGCACAACATCCACCTGGTGACGAGCGGCCGCAGCAAGGAGGTCATCATCATCCTCCACGAGCACGCCACGCTCACCGGCGAGGCGCGCGAGTACATCGACCGGCGCAAGAAGCGCTACGTGCGCTTCCTGGAGGACGCGTTCGCGGAGGCCAACCGCCTGGGCCGCCTGCGCGGCGTGGTGGACCCCACCGTCGCGGCCTTCTCGTTCCTGGGGATGATCCTCTGGGTCTACAAGTGGTTCAAGCCGGACGGGCGCCTCTCCGAGGAGCAGATCGCCGACGGCATGGTGGAGCTGCTCTTCCCGGGCGCCGGGCTGGGCGCGGTGGCCCCGGCCCCCGCGACGGATGACCAGGACGCGCCCGCGCTCCGCGTGGTGCCGCGCGCCGCTTACGGTTCCGCCTCCGGCTCTGGGGAGGAGCCCCAGTGA
- a CDS encoding GGDEF domain-containing response regulator, with protein sequence MPRYALIAEPDRHRAAALLALAQQEGLEGTIARDGAEAQELMRQRGAPTLLVTDLALPRVDGFALLAWLRGRPDASGTAVVVVTAFDELRVRAWQLKDALGIHALLSRRAGPEAMRDGVRRALAGQLAGTLQMESNGDDEKRRLQRIEELALVDPAPPDTELQELVSEVAQAFGVPVALLTLVLGDRQWFKAHVGLPAALARDRGTPRDWSFCHHVVQGREAMVVPDATRHPVFRDNPLVRDGIVGSYAGAPLVTATGDVLGSLCVIDTRPLMLGPEDLAALRELANRVAENLEHTTAHGRPRPAATRVRGTSEPVLTEASALALVREAVSALDVPVLVVAPGRKPFAANAALAELLGLPEDRLSGMAFDSLCQHVANLTSDPGGTLRQLDLAAEGSRGLHLTLSLERPRPRVVRWVARPFLVPGGVAQLLSLMDLGIGSDLMGKRERMMRQDALTGLDTRRVGEERLAKEIGRCRREGLPISLVLVDLVELGTLNRTRGFDAGDGALRELARRAEALCPLPGFAVRWTGDTLLLTLPGADAVIAEAVRQQLHDGPGPCGCVSVAVTVQGEEDPHGTLTRARAALARVKPERKDAPSHD encoded by the coding sequence ATGCCTCGCTACGCGCTCATCGCTGAACCGGATCGCCACCGCGCCGCGGCCCTGCTCGCGCTCGCGCAGCAGGAGGGACTGGAGGGCACGATCGCGCGGGATGGCGCGGAGGCCCAGGAGCTGATGCGCCAGCGCGGCGCCCCCACGCTGCTGGTGACGGACCTGGCGCTGCCGAGGGTGGACGGCTTCGCGCTGCTCGCGTGGCTGCGGGGCCGCCCGGATGCGAGCGGCACGGCGGTGGTGGTGGTGACGGCGTTCGACGAGCTGCGCGTGCGCGCGTGGCAGCTCAAGGACGCGCTCGGCATCCACGCGCTGCTCAGTCGGCGCGCGGGCCCGGAGGCGATGCGGGATGGCGTGCGGCGCGCGCTCGCGGGTCAGCTCGCGGGCACCCTGCAGATGGAGTCCAACGGCGACGACGAGAAGCGCCGGCTCCAGCGCATCGAGGAGCTGGCGCTGGTGGACCCGGCGCCTCCCGACACGGAGCTGCAGGAGCTGGTCTCCGAGGTCGCGCAGGCCTTCGGCGTCCCCGTCGCCCTGCTGACGCTGGTGCTGGGCGACCGCCAGTGGTTCAAGGCGCACGTGGGGCTGCCCGCCGCGCTCGCCAGGGACCGTGGCACGCCGCGCGACTGGTCCTTCTGCCATCACGTCGTGCAGGGCCGCGAGGCCATGGTGGTGCCGGACGCCACCCGCCACCCGGTGTTCCGCGACAACCCGCTGGTGCGTGACGGCATCGTCGGCAGCTACGCGGGCGCGCCGCTCGTCACCGCCACGGGCGACGTGCTGGGCTCGCTGTGCGTCATCGACACGCGTCCGCTGATGCTGGGCCCGGAGGACCTGGCGGCGCTGCGCGAGCTGGCGAACCGCGTGGCGGAGAACCTGGAGCACACCACCGCGCACGGCCGGCCCCGCCCCGCCGCGACGCGTGTCCGCGGCACGTCGGAGCCCGTGCTCACGGAGGCGTCAGCGCTGGCGCTCGTGCGCGAGGCCGTGAGCGCCCTGGACGTGCCGGTGCTGGTGGTAGCCCCGGGCCGCAAGCCGTTCGCCGCCAACGCGGCGCTGGCGGAGCTGCTGGGGCTGCCGGAGGACCGGCTGTCGGGCATGGCCTTCGATTCGCTGTGCCAGCACGTCGCGAACCTGACCTCGGACCCCGGTGGCACGCTGCGGCAGCTGGACCTGGCGGCGGAGGGTTCGCGCGGGCTGCACCTGACGCTGTCGCTGGAGCGCCCCCGGCCGCGCGTGGTGCGCTGGGTGGCGCGGCCCTTCCTGGTGCCCGGTGGCGTCGCGCAGCTGCTGTCGCTGATGGACCTGGGCATCGGCTCCGACCTCATGGGCAAGCGCGAGCGGATGATGCGCCAGGATGCCCTCACCGGACTGGACACCCGGCGCGTGGGCGAGGAGCGGCTGGCCAAGGAGATTGGCCGTTGCCGCCGCGAAGGGCTGCCCATCAGCCTGGTGCTGGTGGACCTGGTGGAACTGGGCACCCTCAACCGCACGCGCGGCTTCGACGCGGGCGACGGGGCGCTGCGGGAGCTGGCCCGGCGCGCGGAGGCGCTCTGCCCTCTGCCGGGCTTCGCGGTGCGCTGGACGGGGGACACCCTCCTGCTCACCCTGCCCGGAGCGGACGCGGTCATCGCGGAGGCCGTGCGCCAGCAGCTCCACGACGGGCCCGGCCCGTGTGGCTGCGTGTCCGTCGCCGTGACGGTGCAGGGTGAAGAGGATCCGCACGGCACCCTGACCCGTGCCCGGGCCGCCCTGGCCCGAGTGAAGCCGGAGCGGAAGGACGCTCCCTCGCACGACTGA
- a CDS encoding CoA-transferase produces MTAMTVDATPAETVVSLLAREIEDGSVVATGVASPLVILAIAVARATHAPGLTYLACVGSLDPALPELYPSSEDLRYLDGRSAEVSIADLFDHARRGRVDTVFFGAAEVDPAGRTNMTASGSLEKPRTKFPGVAGAATLRQWVKNPVLLVPRQSRRNLVPQVQVATTRDPSRPVRLISDLGTFELGGPRGARLLSRHPWATVDGIAERTGFEFAVPDALPVTSLPDARTVSAIRALDPRNLRDALVGG; encoded by the coding sequence ATGACGGCGATGACGGTGGATGCGACGCCCGCGGAGACGGTGGTGTCGCTGCTGGCGCGGGAGATTGAAGATGGCTCGGTGGTGGCCACGGGCGTGGCGTCGCCGCTGGTCATCCTGGCCATCGCGGTGGCTCGGGCCACGCATGCGCCGGGGCTGACGTACCTGGCATGCGTGGGCTCGTTGGACCCCGCGCTGCCGGAGCTGTACCCGTCGTCGGAGGACCTGCGCTACCTGGACGGCCGGTCCGCGGAGGTGAGCATCGCGGACCTCTTCGACCACGCGCGGCGAGGCCGGGTGGACACGGTGTTCTTCGGCGCGGCGGAGGTGGACCCGGCGGGCCGCACGAACATGACGGCGTCCGGCAGCCTGGAGAAGCCCCGGACCAAGTTCCCCGGCGTCGCGGGCGCGGCCACGCTGCGCCAGTGGGTGAAGAACCCCGTGCTGCTGGTGCCCCGGCAGTCGCGCCGCAACCTCGTCCCGCAGGTGCAGGTGGCGACGACGCGCGACCCCAGCCGTCCGGTGCGGCTCATCTCCGACCTGGGCACGTTCGAGCTGGGCGGGCCCCGGGGCGCGCGGCTGCTGTCGCGTCATCCGTGGGCCACGGTGGACGGCATCGCCGAGCGCACCGGCTTCGAGTTCGCGGTGCCGGACGCCCTGCCCGTCACCTCGCTTCCGGACGCGCGCACGGTGTCGGCCATCCGCGCGCTGGACCCCCGCAACCTGCGCGACGCGCTCGTCGGCGGCTGA
- a CDS encoding DUF6232 family protein, translating into MGEPMAVVTVLRPVVPLREVERRPVAAPEPLVAPVPDAGEPSLFQAGQVRVTRDRLVVGAQAWALRDVLQVETARRTPKVWPYLLAVGLGAVLGLPLLSWLSVSVTAFRGAYEAGLVFTALGFFASMAALLVVEDTHYLVLGLPGGARRVFGSHDAQLIARLAGTVRAACPRP; encoded by the coding sequence ATGGGTGAACCGATGGCCGTCGTCACCGTGCTGCGTCCCGTTGTCCCCCTGCGTGAAGTGGAGCGCCGCCCGGTGGCCGCGCCGGAGCCGCTGGTGGCCCCGGTGCCGGACGCGGGGGAGCCCTCCCTCTTCCAGGCCGGCCAGGTCCGCGTCACCCGCGACCGGCTCGTCGTGGGCGCGCAGGCCTGGGCGCTGCGCGACGTGCTCCAGGTGGAGACCGCGCGCCGCACCCCGAAGGTGTGGCCCTACCTGCTCGCGGTGGGCCTGGGGGCGGTGCTGGGCCTGCCGCTCCTGTCCTGGCTGTCCGTCAGCGTCACGGCGTTCCGGGGGGCCTACGAGGCGGGGCTCGTCTTCACCGCCCTGGGCTTCTTCGCGTCCATGGCCGCGCTGCTCGTGGTGGAGGACACCCACTACCTGGTGCTCGGGCTGCCGGGCGGCGCGCGCCGTGTCTTCGGCAGCCACGACGCCCAGCTCATCGCGCGGCTTGCGGGGACGGTGCGGGCCGCGTGCCCCCGGCCGTGA
- a CDS encoding LLM class flavin-dependent oxidoreductase — protein MIPFSVLDLSPVISGGDPGQALRNTLDLARHAEGLGYQRFWLAEHHNMTGIASAATSVVIGYVAGGTKTIRVGAGGVMLPNHAPLIIAEQFGTLETLYPGRIDLGLGRAPGTDQRTSAALRRGLGGADSFPQDVVELQSYFKDPTPTQAVRAVPGAGLHVPLWLLGSSTYSAQLAAALGLPFAFASHFAPAQMMSALHLYRTQFRPSDVLQKPYAMIGVNVFAADTDKEAQRLFTSLLQAFLNLRRGRPGPLLPPVDSLDGQLNEMELAEIEHMLACTVVGSPDSVREGLQSLLEQTGVDELMVTAQIYDHAARLRSFEIVAQVREQLTAGGTRPAPSPQAAR, from the coding sequence ATGATCCCCTTCTCCGTCCTCGACCTGTCCCCCGTCATCTCCGGGGGCGACCCCGGCCAGGCCCTGCGCAACACCCTGGACCTGGCCCGCCACGCGGAAGGCCTGGGCTACCAGCGCTTCTGGCTGGCCGAGCACCACAACATGACGGGCATCGCCAGCGCGGCCACGTCGGTGGTCATCGGGTACGTGGCGGGGGGCACGAAGACGATCCGCGTGGGCGCGGGCGGGGTCATGCTGCCCAACCACGCGCCGCTCATCATCGCGGAGCAGTTCGGCACCCTGGAGACGCTCTACCCCGGCCGCATCGACCTGGGGCTGGGCCGCGCGCCGGGGACGGACCAGCGCACCTCCGCCGCGCTGCGCCGGGGACTGGGGGGCGCGGACAGCTTCCCGCAGGACGTGGTGGAGCTGCAGAGCTACTTCAAGGACCCCACGCCGACCCAGGCCGTGCGCGCGGTGCCGGGCGCGGGCCTGCACGTGCCCCTGTGGCTGTTGGGCTCCAGCACCTACAGCGCGCAGCTGGCCGCGGCCCTGGGCCTGCCCTTTGCCTTCGCGTCGCACTTCGCGCCCGCGCAGATGATGAGCGCGCTGCACCTGTACCGCACGCAGTTCCGCCCGTCGGACGTGCTCCAGAAGCCGTACGCGATGATTGGCGTCAACGTCTTCGCCGCGGACACGGACAAGGAGGCCCAGCGCCTCTTCACGTCGCTGCTCCAGGCCTTCCTCAACCTGCGCCGGGGCCGCCCGGGCCCGCTGCTGCCGCCGGTGGACAGCCTGGACGGTCAGCTCAACGAGATGGAGCTGGCGGAGATCGAGCACATGCTCGCGTGCACCGTCGTGGGCTCACCGGACAGCGTGCGCGAGGGGCTCCAGTCCCTCCTGGAGCAGACCGGCGTCGATGAGCTGATGGTGACCGCGCAGATCTACGACCACGCCGCGCGGCTGCGTTCCTTTGAAATCGTCGCCCAGGTGCGCGAGCAGCTCACGGCCGGGGGCACGCGGCCCGCACCGTCCCCGCAAGCCGCGCGATGA
- a CDS encoding sigma-54-dependent transcriptional regulator, with product MPSDLPSDARILVVDDHVEMGRMLQEPLADAGWTVDLATGGQEALGLIRSRVYDAVLTDLRMEKVDGLDVLAAAHAVDPELPVLLMTAFGGVESAVEAMRRGAYHYFTKPFRLDEVRLYLGRALEDRRLRAEHRALKQASQERSGLGALVGRSAPMRGLYELIDRVAHAAAPVLLRGESGSGKELVARALHFEGPRAPGPFVAVNCTALPGPLLESELFGHVKGAFTGATAVRRGLFVEAHGGTLFLDEIGDMPTELQARLLRVLEDGEVRAVGSDASRTVDVRVVAATHQDLEARVKEGRFRADLFYRLNVVTLRVPSLKERREDIPQLVEHFAARSRARNPRSRVTSLSPEVVAALGAMPWPGNVRELENLVERLVVLSPRETVTLEDLRPHAPVPEAASPLEQAQEGVWTLRKLEGEYIHWMVQHCGGNKTRAAELLGIDVSTIHRRERER from the coding sequence ATGCCGAGCGACTTGCCGTCTGACGCCCGCATCCTCGTGGTGGACGACCATGTGGAGATGGGGCGCATGCTCCAGGAGCCCCTGGCCGACGCGGGCTGGACGGTGGACCTGGCCACGGGCGGCCAGGAGGCGCTCGGCCTCATCCGCTCGCGCGTGTACGACGCGGTGCTGACGGACCTGCGCATGGAGAAGGTGGACGGCCTGGACGTGCTGGCCGCCGCGCACGCGGTGGATCCGGAGCTGCCCGTGCTCCTGATGACGGCCTTCGGCGGCGTGGAGAGCGCGGTGGAGGCGATGCGCCGGGGCGCCTACCACTACTTCACCAAGCCCTTCCGCCTGGACGAGGTGCGCCTCTACCTGGGCCGAGCGCTGGAGGACCGCCGGCTGCGCGCGGAGCACCGGGCGCTGAAGCAGGCGTCGCAGGAGCGCTCGGGGCTGGGCGCGCTGGTGGGCCGCAGCGCCCCCATGCGCGGGCTGTACGAGCTCATCGACCGGGTGGCCCACGCGGCGGCCCCGGTGCTGCTGCGCGGCGAGAGTGGCAGCGGCAAGGAGCTGGTGGCCCGCGCGCTCCACTTCGAGGGGCCGCGAGCGCCCGGGCCCTTCGTGGCAGTGAACTGCACCGCGCTGCCGGGGCCGCTCCTGGAGAGCGAGCTGTTCGGCCACGTGAAGGGCGCCTTCACCGGGGCGACCGCCGTCAGGCGCGGCCTGTTCGTGGAGGCCCACGGCGGCACGCTGTTCCTGGACGAGATTGGCGACATGCCCACGGAGCTCCAGGCGCGGCTCTTGCGCGTGCTGGAGGACGGAGAGGTGCGCGCGGTGGGCTCGGACGCCAGCCGCACCGTGGACGTGCGCGTGGTGGCGGCGACGCACCAGGACCTGGAGGCGCGCGTGAAGGAAGGGCGCTTCCGCGCGGACCTCTTCTACCGGCTCAACGTCGTGACGCTGCGGGTGCCGTCGCTGAAGGAGCGCCGGGAGGACATCCCGCAGCTGGTGGAGCACTTCGCCGCCCGCTCCCGGGCGCGCAACCCGCGCTCGCGCGTGACGTCGCTGTCACCGGAGGTGGTGGCCGCGCTGGGCGCCATGCCCTGGCCGGGCAACGTGCGCGAGCTGGAGAACCTGGTGGAGCGGCTGGTGGTGCTCTCTCCCAGGGAGACGGTGACGCTGGAGGACCTGCGGCCCCACGCGCCGGTGCCTGAAGCCGCGTCCCCGCTCGAGCAGGCGCAGGAGGGCGTGTGGACCCTCCGCAAGCTGGAGGGGGAGTACATCCACTGGATGGTCCAGCACTGCGGCGGGAACAAGACCCGCGCCGCGGAGCTGCTGGGCATCGATGTGTCCACCATCCATCGTCGCGAGCGGGAGCGGTAG
- a CDS encoding zinc-binding dehydrogenase, which produces MEAVVLRQFGSAENLRLETVPVPRPGKGEVLLKVHACGVCYHDVINRRGNLPRTHVPAILGHEAAGEVVEVGPDTVGWKVGDRAATLQRMSCGECALCLSGRNSLCKTDNRFFGEELQGGYAQFMVAPVRGLGRVPSDLPWAVAATVCCTLGTAVHTLRTRAKVKAGETVLITGASGGVGLAAVQLAKVDGARVIAITSGEAKVAALKEAGADEVIVSRGLDFGSEARKRTQGQGVDVAVEIVGSATFDQTLKAMAPGGRVVVVGNLESGVVNLNPGLVIVKELEILGAYATTREELDESLRLTAKGLIRPFVSEEVALADAGRAHFRLENREVAGRLVLVPPAA; this is translated from the coding sequence ATGGAAGCTGTCGTTCTTCGCCAGTTCGGGAGTGCAGAGAACCTGCGTCTGGAGACCGTGCCGGTTCCCCGGCCGGGCAAGGGCGAGGTGCTGCTGAAGGTCCACGCGTGCGGCGTCTGCTACCACGACGTCATCAACCGCCGCGGCAACCTGCCCCGCACGCACGTGCCCGCCATCCTGGGCCACGAGGCCGCGGGCGAGGTGGTGGAAGTGGGCCCGGACACGGTGGGCTGGAAGGTGGGCGACCGCGCCGCCACGCTGCAGCGCATGTCCTGCGGCGAGTGCGCGCTGTGCCTCTCCGGCCGCAACAGCCTGTGCAAGACGGACAACCGCTTCTTCGGCGAGGAGCTCCAGGGCGGCTACGCGCAGTTCATGGTGGCCCCGGTGCGCGGCCTGGGCCGCGTGCCCTCCGACCTGCCCTGGGCGGTGGCCGCCACGGTGTGCTGCACGCTGGGCACCGCCGTGCACACGCTGCGCACGCGGGCGAAGGTGAAGGCCGGGGAGACGGTGCTGATCACCGGCGCCAGCGGCGGCGTGGGCCTGGCGGCGGTGCAGCTGGCCAAGGTGGACGGGGCGCGCGTCATCGCCATCACCTCCGGCGAGGCGAAGGTGGCGGCGCTGAAGGAGGCGGGCGCGGACGAGGTGATTGTCTCGCGCGGCCTGGACTTCGGCTCGGAGGCGCGCAAGCGCACACAGGGCCAGGGCGTGGACGTAGCGGTGGAGATTGTCGGCAGCGCCACCTTCGACCAGACGCTCAAGGCCATGGCGCCCGGTGGCCGCGTGGTGGTGGTGGGCAACCTGGAGTCGGGGGTGGTGAACCTCAACCCGGGCCTGGTCATCGTGAAGGAGCTGGAGATTCTTGGCGCGTACGCGACGACGCGCGAGGAGCTGGACGAGTCGCTGCGGCTGACGGCCAAGGGCCTCATCCGCCCCTTCGTGTCGGAAGAGGTGGCGCTGGCGGACGCGGGCCGCGCGCACTTCCGGCTGGAGAACCGGGAGGTTGCGGGCCGGCTGGTGCTGGTGCCGCCGGCGGCGTGA
- a CDS encoding CoA-transferase, which yields MNRARWSALSEAVASIPDGASLAAGGFMLGRAPMALVLELVAQEKRGLQLISLPNPLPAEFLVAGGCLQRVELPFGALVLENRVRPLPCLKRAIEAGELEWREHDGYRVVQRLRAASMGLPFIPAPDADVSELAEVDAPRTVEDPFTGRRVPVEPAYYPDVALIHARAADDKGNLFIEDPTTDLLVAGAAKRIIATVEERVPKLARVTIPAFQVERVVLAPGGALPTGCLGQYPHDDAMLAAYLAAAEAGDAKGFLMSLRATRSAA from the coding sequence GTGAACCGCGCCCGGTGGAGTGCGTTGTCGGAGGCGGTGGCCTCTATTCCTGACGGCGCGTCGCTCGCGGCCGGCGGGTTCATGCTGGGCCGCGCGCCCATGGCCCTGGTGCTGGAGCTGGTGGCGCAGGAGAAGCGCGGCCTGCAGCTCATCTCCCTGCCCAACCCGCTGCCGGCGGAGTTCCTGGTGGCGGGCGGGTGCCTCCAGCGCGTGGAGCTGCCCTTCGGCGCGCTGGTGCTGGAGAACCGCGTGCGTCCCCTGCCCTGCCTCAAGCGGGCCATCGAGGCGGGCGAGCTTGAATGGCGCGAGCACGACGGCTACCGCGTGGTGCAGCGGCTGCGCGCGGCGTCCATGGGGCTGCCCTTCATCCCCGCGCCGGACGCGGACGTCTCCGAGCTGGCCGAGGTGGACGCGCCGCGCACGGTGGAGGATCCGTTCACCGGCCGCCGCGTGCCGGTGGAGCCCGCCTACTACCCGGACGTGGCGCTCATCCACGCTCGGGCGGCGGACGACAAGGGCAACCTCTTCATCGAGGACCCCACCACGGACCTGCTCGTCGCGGGCGCGGCGAAGCGCATCATCGCCACGGTGGAGGAGCGCGTGCCGAAGCTTGCGCGCGTGACCATCCCGGCCTTCCAGGTGGAGCGCGTGGTGCTCGCCCCCGGCGGCGCGCTGCCCACGGGGTGCCTGGGCCAGTACCCGCATGACGACGCGATGCTGGCGGCCTACCTGGCCGCGGCGGAAGCAGGCGACGCGAAGGGCTTCCTCATGTCGCTGCGCGCGACGCGGAGCGCGGCATGA